The DNA region AGTACTGCAGTCGAGTCAATCCATCAAAAACTTTTGGTGGcagttcttttaactgattaTCATTTATCCACCTGTAATAAAGGATGTCGATGGTAGGTTAGCAATAACTATGACAATAACTACGACAATAATTATGGCAATttattggtttattttgttttctttactgCTTTCCATTGAGCACATTTACTAACAGGGAAACGTTTCACATAATTGAAAGGCACTCAACAtgttttttgctttactttattcTGCACACCCAGTATTTTGTAATgaactaaataataaaattagtAAATAACTACAGAGAAAGCACTTTGATATTGTGCTTACATACATTCGGTCGCTCTATTTTTGAATAAACGTCACTGTGACTAAAATTTTAACGATCGATTtctataatttacaaaattatatatatatatatatatatatatatatatatatatatatatatatatatatatcgatacTTCAAGCTCTTTTTAAATTCCGTCACAGGTTTGAATTATCGAAAGACGACATTAGTAGCGTCTTTTTTGCCATACATTCGACCAGGATACATTGCACAGAGACTACTCCGTGTATTTGCGCCCTGTTTACAACGTCAAGTCTCCAACTCATTTCTGCCAATCTTCATACCATTCATACCATCTATGCGAACCTACCTGTGGTCGAAGTTAAGGGACTTTAATAGAAGGACCTACTATAACGGTATGCACGCactcttattttttctaattgttCTTTATTATTTGGGTGACTTACTAGTATATTTTGATAAACCGTTCGGTTATATACGAATACCTGGCCGAGTACTGAGCGTCCTTTATTCAGAATGGCTTCCAGGTCGGTaagagttttctttaaatttcactCTCATAAGATGTGTTCACTTCTCGATAGAAAGGATACAAACACTTTTTCGAGTTAAATGGAGGCTATTTTCCCAAACAACACAGCATGTGCTTGTCGTATCTAATTCCTCTAAAGCCATAATGATTTTGATCGCTCTATCAGATTCATGGCATCGGTTATTGCACTTGCAGTGTTCAGATTGGGTCACTCAATTTACTAAAGTGTTGCTCGCTGAATTCTTTTTCACGATCACTTCCTCCGCTCGGTTCcacgaaacaaaaaacttgTTCAAAAGGCTGTGCACAACTTCATTGCATCAGTTGCCAATGAGCTAAAACTCCAACGTAATTGAATGCTTGTCTAAGAAGTATTCCTCCTCCTCTCGTattcttgaaaacttcttggattttaaattgttgaattcatttaaaaatatcCAGAACAGACTGTGTAAATTGATTGACACTGGAAATTGATTCAGTTCCGGTCGCATAGCAACAcctctgtttaacaaatagattccactttgccgtgcgtctgttcagtaatagatcacagatgacaacAAAATGTGATATGAACAagaaagtggcacacgaggcgcagccgagtgtgtcaccgatgttcttaccacatagagaattgaaaaaaagttttaatgatgacgtcatctatacgtctgtcctccaatagatcataagtgagaaccaatcagagtgcgtgcataactgagcttattatatagtttgtgattttttttccgctttgaCAATAGAAAGAAGCAGTGACttcagtttgttttaaatttcaaaaaaaagatttagagtgaaaacaaattaagtAAGCGATCGCAGCAAAATTTATAAGCGTTTTATTTGACCGAAGCTATAATTCCATCTATTTTGGTTGGTGACCGGTCACAGCTAGCTTGGCGCTACgcctttctttgctttttaccATCCTTATATCTAACGCACAATTGTGGACTGGCCGTTAACTATACGTACAACTGTACGTAAGTAACATGACATGTGTGTTGTAACAAACTGCATCTTAACCGTCAGTTTAGCTGCCAGTTCCTACTATCAAAATACTACGAACACTTGGTCATGCGAGTTCATTAAAAAGAAACTAGGTCATCCGAGTCCATCAAAATACCAGTGTTGTAGCCGCCCAAGAGAAGACCTTTGCCCCTCGAGtaacgcttctctcgtgctctttTGCGTGTATTTATACTTCGATATATACACAATTgccatcaaaaatttttcccgtgaagaaggagaatgttgaataaatatatttgatttaGAAAAAACCTAAGAATCCATCAAACACAATGTTGAGAGGGGCATTTCAAGTATATGTGGTTGTACATACTCCACCAACATGATGTTGGGCAAAACATGTTTGATCAAGTCTAGAATATACAGTTGTGACTCAGACGTAACTATCCCTTGCTTGACTGAGCTCAGCGTTCACCTAagattcttttatttccatCCGATCATGTCAATgatctttaaaataaagaaatttacatcCAGCTCCCAGACAGAATAGAAAAGAGAGTCTCTGCCAGAACTCAAACCCGCACCTTTCTATCCCAGGTCCAACGTGCCAAACATTAGCCATAATAACGATAAGACCACAAGGTAACACGTAACTATTCGTTGATTTTACCGTCCCTATGTTGCATaatgataaaatgtttatcaaCCGGTTTGCAATTATTGGTAAATAAGCTAACTGGAAGCTGGTCATCATATCGGTTCGTAATAATCCCGATAAGTGATGAACCGATGATTGCGatcatttcttaaaccgcagtTGCCAAAACCAGACACTCATTATCGATGACTCATCCCTCCACGATTTATTTTCTGAGGTTCATGGCTCAtagcaactttaaattttttctttattgccgcgcaaaaaaaaatccaataGTTTAGCTCGGAAACAGTGCAAGGTCAGCGAATACCAAGCCAAATCATTATCGAAAATTGTTATATATTAATTACATCCGATACGAACTTGAGAAAATGTTTCGTTTGCAGTCAAGGAAAGATTTAGAATTGCCCCTGTTTCTGATTTTATCCAGCCTTGTGAATAACCGCATTATTCATAGAGCCAAAGAGTGCTACTCACAATTTCTGCAGCCGATTcagtttatcaaaaatgtttggtggtagttcttttaactctctctctctctctcatgcCCTTTACGCCTAACAGGCATGTAGGGCAGCAACGTGTTCCCTCCACATCTGGCGATCCCTTCCATATACGCTCTCTTATCTGTTCTGATCTTTCTTTTGACACGCCTGTTGGTTTCTGTGTAAGCCGCTCTATACTTCTCTCGAAGTCTGGCTGATTTGCTGTCATTTATCTTCTTCTTCAGCTGGCGTCTCTCCTCGATAGCCTGCCACGTGTCTGGTGTAAtccattctttcttctttctcgtCTTTTGCATCCCCAGACAGGTTTTACTCGCTTCATCAGATATGTTCTTCACTTGCTTCCACTGTTGATTTACAGTGTCTTCCTCTTCATCAATGCTTTGCTCGTCTATGTTACTCAAGGCTTGGAACCTGTTCCTCAGCTGTAGGACAAAAGCATTCTTAGTCCTTTGGTCTTGTAATCTGCTGATGTCATATCTAGGAGTGCGTTGTTTGTTTGGTCCAGCTGCTCTCAGTTTCAATCTCACCTTTGCAGTCACAAGATGGTGATCGCTGCTTGCATCAGCCCCTCTTCTTACTCTTACGTCAAGCAGGGAGCGGCGCCACATGCTGTTAACCATTAGGTGGTCTATTTGGTTTTGATCCCGCCCATTAGGGGATGTCCAGGTGAGTTTGTGAATGTTGCGATGCGGGAATAGGGCTCCACCGATGATCATGTTATTAAATGCACACCATTCTACCAGCCTCTCTCCATTGTCATTCTGCACTCCACATCCTCCTCTTCCCATGACTCTTTCAAAATTCAAGTTGTCTGAGCCCACCTTGGCGTTAAGATCACCCATCACCAGCAGGAAGTCTCTACAATGGACGTTCTCAAATGTTGCTTGCAGCTGCTCATAGAAGGCCTCTTTATCTCTGTCGTTGCTGTCATTTGTAGGTGCATAGCACTGTATGATGGATAAGTTAGACTGCCTGCCCTTTAATCGTGCTTGAATAATCCTGCTGTTTACTGGTTTCCACTCCATTAAGTACTTTTCCATCCCTTTCTTCATGATGATTGCAACCCCCTCATGATGTAAATCATCCTCTCTCCCAGAGTAGAGAACTGTCTCTCCTGTTGTTGTCTTCATTCTCCCAGATTTTGTCCATCTACTCTCACTTACGCCTAAGATGTTCGAAGATTGCCACCTTGACGTGGTGGGGGTGCTTGCGCGCTCCAATGAGCCCGAGAGCTATGTTGGCTGGACCTCTCGAGGTCCTGGTAGGGACACCCATGCCAGACAGGTCAAAGGTTAGGGGCCAGACAAAGAGCAATCTACCGGCCCTCCAGGTTTGGGGGTTTTGCATAGGGCTAACAACCCTATCATGTAAAAAGCTTTTGTTCTTTTAACTGGTAGCCATTCAACCACATGTGATAAAGGATGTCGATGGCAGGTTAGTAATAACAATGACATAAATTATTGAAACTCGTGAAATCTgccatatttacattttctccTAGTATCATCATTTTCTCCTTGCTGATTTGCACGAAGCATATTTCCTTCTATTGGCAAGCACTTTACATGTTTTATCCTTCCCTGGGATCTGCTCACCCACTGTTTTCTGATGGTACTCTTCTTTCTTTCCGCATAGCACGTTGGTGATGTCGATCTCACATTCGTGTTTCTACCTCATTTATGCACAGCTCATACAAGGTAATTCAATGTAGACGTAAGGGCATTTATGACGATTACAATGATTAAAGGGAATACATTTTTGAATTAATTATGtacttaatttatttcattgcacTGTCCATATTACACtgctaagaaaataattatgatattacGCGAACTCTGATCTGCTAACTCGATAATTATGTGGATCAACCTTATTTGGCTCGTGATAACAAAaccgaagaaaacaaacaaaacaaaacaaaacaaaaataaaaaaaatatttgttttcacaATATCCTGCGTAGGTTATTAAGCCAGTAAACTGACAGAACAAACAGTCTACTGCTAAATTGAGTTTTCAACCgccgaaaaaattgaaaacgttgAACCTTACCCTTCACCTAATTTTTAGagacaagagaagaaaagacGAGCGCTTTGCTTCGGTAATTGGTTTCTTAGATGCTGATTACTATGCTTTAAGTGGAAGCGTTCCAAGTGGAGTGAACAAGAAACATGGTTTTTAAgacacagttgaaaaaaaattgccaccCTTTGTGATTGATCTCGTAAACTATCccttcaaagtaataaatagCAATCCATTGCCCATGGGGTTGCACAGGATGACGATCGAAGAATAAGTAACTATAAACAAGTAggatttatttcaataagttGTGATCACATTTATTTACGAGAGTGAAGAGCCCACTAAAAGTTGCCTCGCTCCCAACAATTAGACTGATCAGCATAGTCACTTTAATACTGAGAAATGATGTAATAACTTTGCATCTTTCTTTTGAGAAAACCTCGGCCGAGGAGAGTCTCCTCTCCACGTCAACTTTGTTAATTCCACTTACTCGATGTTAATAAAGTACAATGGATAAGCTTTGTGGAAGTACAACGCATCGATAAAACACAACTTGCCATAATCAAAACCAGTGGCCTCGGGTCTCGTAACTCCacaatttattttctaaattattttgtaaataaaccCCTTCAGGCGGCTAATTAGGTCCACGGCTGAGATATTGACCGAAAAATGAATATCCGGCCGAGAAGCGAAGCTTCCAGGGAAAACTTAagattttgaggacaatctctcagccaAGAACATTATCAGCCAACATTTAGAAACGAGGAAAGAATCCCCAGGTGACGCTAAGAACTCTACGCAGATATTTTtgacttttcagtgattttaattcaattttcctcaaatattttcttactttgaaACTCATTTTTTTATACGACCAAGTTGTCCGATCGCTGGGCGCTATCGATTTCTTTTCCtgcatttttaatcaaatttcatgtttcatatATTACAATTTATTGTTCAAATTGGAGAAAATGAGGTATCACCCGATAGGAAAGTACACGTCGCTTTAGTTAACTTAGTGTGATTGTAATGACATGATACTTGGGGACTATAAATATTATGTAAGGTTTTCCATACATTCCGCCTGTTTGTATTCTCTTACGTCGCAACTATATTTGGGCAATACTTCTTTTATATCACAAAGAGCCCGTAATGTAACCTCGTCATAACATAATCTGCAAAGCTGGATCATGGTTAATATAGCATCATACTGCTATCACGATCACGATTTTTACGTTAAAATAGACATTTGCGTTCATGATTTCTGTAAGTActtaagagcgacggtcaggatatatcgaccattgagtggcaagagttgaaaaataaatttcgcttattttctgactataaaaagctactaagaatagaagaaattcaatgtatttctttttctttcagagcgcttcaattctgagaaaattgagaaaaacgaATTTGACCCGCGACGATCCCGAAAGGTCCCGCAAGCAAgtgtgaaattgatattttaaactgacttttggtcttcaaggaaaaacgatTCAAAAGATCATGACACCGAATTTTGATAGAGTGAGTGCTGTACTTTCCCAGAAACTATATGActtatctttattgttgttcataaataacaaacaacgCGCAGGAAAGTGCTGTGttttcaaacgtgaaaaatctcgcaaatacctccttaattcaaatgtttttttcactatgtaatataattcagattttccttttaactatgtCATTAGAGGGATTTAAGGTTGTCCTTGATAATATGTTAGAATCAGCATGGGGTTTCTTTACAGCGCCTCACGCGAAGGTTTTGAGAtgacagtaattcattcaaattttttacaacggctgagtaaacaattcttgttgCGTGACCGTAacgtcaagcggagtttttacaCAGCAGGCCGGAATATACACGAAAGCGTACTGAAAACGATTCTGGTGTGAGCTTTGGgtcctttttttattgaaaaaagacaggttattttttctcattgttaaggtggaagttttccttttcagcgtAAGATGTTTTCCCTGATAAATGTCAGGATGTAATTTGATTAGCTCTCGGCTaacctgtttaacttttatacttgtttttttcgcttcctttggtttcagaagaatcggaacagaaagacaaaaattgtagatgctttttaaattaatattttcttcaattgtgaggattcattttcattatttgttgaagaaatgacagagttggctaaagctcgaagcagtttactagccgtagtaaattgaattagtcaattaaatacaaagagggaaaaatttaattagcgaagttggagtgaatttgttttgccagttttgtgtcatcatggacgttaagtgctcttttagctccttagtcggcggttcttgctcttatgaccccagagataggagcagatcaactgaggttattccatttctgaactgcaaaagagacatCGGGGGTCATAAGTCTTCTTTGTCAATAACTGACGTAGAAACCGAAATCGAacttattttgggaagagtaTCTATAtccttttcttcggagttagaCCTTTCGGAATTAACGATTTGTCCCCGGCACCGCTCATCCCTTGGTATTGGGTGGCGTCGAGGATCGAATCTGTGCCGAGTTCCTCCACCAACTCGAAGCACGGCGGACAAGCCCCAAAAAACGCAAAGGCAGAAAgaggacttggcaaaagtgcttgttatttgatatggaagaaactgggaatttttattccagttggtTCAGGTCGCTTTTGCTCTAAAGGAATCTTCtagtaaaagaagaacagtgattctgttgaaataaagtgtccaaATTTCTTCGTGCGACTTTGTTTGCGAACGAGAGGCAAgttgatgtatgcaaatttcacgtaaatgattagccaattttgtGACTCCGACCACAAAAACcgatattctaatttttctaaaaaataaaaagcttttggcgGGAACAATCCACATGAGGTATCTTATCTACCTAAAAGCTATTTATGgacaaaaaaccaaagaaagcgatttttcaactcttgccacgaaattaagactttggtcgatatttcctgaccgtcgctcttaatCTCTTAACAATAATGAACACGCATGTAACAAGTAAAGACGCTTACTCTCGTTCATCTATCAATTAATCAGATGATATCTACTTACAATCTAGTTAAGTTGGTCAGGTTGTCAAATATTCCCTCTGGCAACGTTTGGAGCTCGTTGTCCGAGACGGTACTATAGTTGGgttggaaagaagaaaaaaatcagaagtcCAGATTAAAGCAGTCTATTCTCTCTTCAATATTAGGTAGACCAGCTTCTTCTCCGTCGTGATCGATTCTAAAAGCTGCAGCTATTCATTCATTGCCCGCATGTTAAGTTACGACTAACGTTCTTGCTTCTACTCATTATTCCAATACTTATTTCATCGATTACTCTGTTGGTTATTGTCAGGCTTGAAGAACAGGTAAGCACGAACAAgtacaatttatttgaattaattgcCATCAGATTCCCTTACGATAATGGCGAGCTCACTAAAATTTGCCACGCTCTCGACTCTTACTGTCTCACGGTTGGTATAGTAGCGACCAGGCACTATTCGGTAGCACGAGTTTGATTCCAGTCGCTGCAATAATATTTGTCaagtcttctttttttaaaaatttctataGACGCACGGTCAACTTGCAAGGATCCTGCCGTCAGTTATTTATCATCCATTGGTCAAagtttaatcattttcatttaattgtaaGCAATTAATAAACCGCTCAGTTAATTCAGTCCTACATAGGGCTAAAAAAGCAACCGacatgttacttttctttgatgaCACTGATCAGCACTCGctcaaaggataaaaaatatgtttactatACAATACTTAATAATTTTGAtaaggttaaaatttaaaatgcttaTGTTATGagagagaaacaacaaaaacgccATACGAAACGTATCTGTTGATCAATGTGGCAGCTTGTTTAACTAAAATGTTTACGTCcttcaaatttcactttttagaGTGTGTTGTTAATGAAATTGTTCGCGTTGCCTCTCTCTGACTTTCCCTGCCAGGTGTGTTctgaacaaagttttgttttgaagaattattTCTGAGGAGTCGTAACTCTTTGGCTCTAGCGAAGCCTTCGTTAGCTCCCGTTGGGTGACGCTTTGCGTAGAAAGTGAACTAGAATGTCTCTGTTGGTTTGAAGAAGGTCCTTATATCGAGAACTGACTCTGTTGAATCTTTCACCCTTATAGACAGTTGTGTCTAAGAAATTAGCTTCTGATGTTTAAGCCGTTTTGATTGTTGTTTGGTGTTTATTAACTTAGTCAATGAACTGTTTGATGACATTGTCAATCGCGAACATTAAGACCCGCCAAAATGGTAAGTTAAGTTAAGCGAATTCCAAGCCAAATCATTATCAAAAATAGTTCAAGATCAACAACGTCTGACAAAATCTTTAGAGAATCTTTCACATGAATTTAATACTGCAATCAAGGACAATTTAGGATTGGTCCTGTTCCGGATTTTAAGCAGCCAGAGAGTGCTACTCACAAGTTTTTCAGCCGAGTCAATTCATCAAGAAGttttggtggtagttcttttaactgattcTCATGTAACAACCTATAATAAAGGATGTCGATGGTAGGTTAGTAATAACAATGACACTAATTCTAATTATGGTAATTTATGAAATCAAGCATACCGACGTTTATTtcctattcatttattttgttttccttattgCTTTCCATTGAGCATAATTGCtaacagggaaacagggaaacattTCACACAATTGAAAGA from Pocillopora verrucosa isolate sample1 chromosome 1, ASM3666991v2, whole genome shotgun sequence includes:
- the LOC131773507 gene encoding uncharacterized protein, whose amino-acid sequence is MGDLNAKVGSDNLNFERVMGRGGCGVQNDNGERLVEWCAFNNMIIGGALFPHRNIHKLTWTSPNGRDQNQIDHLMVNSMWRRSLLDVRVRRGADASSDHHLVTAKVRLKLRAAGPNKQRTPRYDISRLQDQRTKNAFVLQLRNRFQALSNIDEQSIDEEEDTVNQQWKQVKNISDEASKTCLGMQKTRKKKEWITPDTWQAIEERRQLKKKINDSKSARLREKYRAAYTETNRRVKRKIRTDKRAYMEGIARCGGNTLLPYMPVRRKGHERERES